The region TCGAGTACGAGGGGGATCGGCTGTCCGAGGCCGAAGGCATCCACGCGACCAAGCGTCTCCTCGAGCGCGTGCACGAGACACTGAAATCGAGCTATGCCAGCCAGGCGAAGGTGAATCCCTAACGAGGAGAAGCCGTAGCCCAGTCGTAGTGCTCGGCAGCCCGGTGAACGAGCTCGGGTAGATCGGACGCCAGGAGGTAGCGCGCCTGAACGAGCTCGAGCGCCGCGCGCGTGATCTTGCCCAGAAAATCGTCGCGGCTCGGATAGAGCTCCTCGAGGCTCGGACGCGAATCGGAGGTGTTGAGCCTCTCGTCGCGTGTCCGCGGCAGCGCGATGTAGGAGCCGATCTCGCTCGAGAGTCGATCGGGCGCGCCGATTTTGGGATCCCGGTAGTTCCAACCGGTCATCGTGCCGAGGGGGACGGCCACCTCGGGGAGGCGTATGCCGGCACGGTCGTTCCCGGCGTCGTCCACCGCGGGCACTCGCACGACGAAGGGCTCGAGCACGCGTGGAGGCTCGAACGACACGATGCCCTCACGCCAGCGAGGACCGAAATCGAGCCGGTGGGGCGTGAGGGGCTCTCTTGGTATGTCGAAGCCGGGCACGCTCGGCCATCCCGAACGTTCGGGCGGCGCCAGCGTTCCGTCCGAAAAACGCGGATAGGCGCTCGGCGGTGGTGGCAGGTCCTCCACCACCCAGCGCGTCAGGGCATGGAAGAGTGCTCTGATGACCGCGTCGTATCTCAGCGGGTTCATCGGAGCTCGCCCGAGAAAAGAGGCGTCGGGATTCGGTGCCGGCGGGAAGGGTCCGACGATATGAGGCGCCGAGGCGATGAAGTAGACGCGGCTCGTGTCCGGTATCTCTGCGTCGCGCGTGCCGGCCGGGTCGGTGTGCGTCAAGGAGCCGCCGCGGTTGAAATACTCCGAGTTCGTGAGGATGTGAAAGAACTTCGGAACGGTGCCGTTCTTCTCTGCTGCCGCGAGGAGTCCGTCCTCTTCTCCGGTGACCGGGTCGATCGACGGACCGTCGGCGAAGGGGAACATATCGACCGGATAAAGGATGTTGAAATGCTGGAGAGCGTCGCGGGACGCCTGACCGAAGCGATGGTTGAAGGAGCCTCGTCCGGCGCCGCCGACCTGATCGATGAGGCCATCGAAAACCTTTCGTCCCTCCTCGTCCGCATTGAATCCCTCGTAGACGAAATGGCGGAGGAAGCGTCCCGTCTGCGAGACACCCCAACCGATGGCATATCGGATTCCCGACAGCGGGTTGCTCTCGCCGCGGTCGTACTTGTAGAAACTCACGAGATCCCGAGTGCCCGCGAGACCGGTTCCGACGATGCGCGGGTCCTCGGTTCGATAGACGACGTCGTAGATGAGACCTGGCTCGAAACCTCCGTCGAGTGCCACCGTCTGGCTGTCGACGAAACGCCACCGATCTCGCGGAATCTCCTCGGCCGGACCCACGGGATGGCGCTTCACCGCCATGCGGTGCTCGGGATCGTCGGGGTCGACGACGCCGTAAGCGCGATGCCCGCGGTCGGCGAGTGGCGCCGTCTCCGAGCGTTCGCCGAGGATGAAGTTTCCGCGCACGAGACCCTGGATGGGGTCACCCGAATTCGTCGCGATCGGCATATCCATGCGCATGCGCCCCTCGGGAACGTCCCACTGCCACCCCATCCACAGAAGAGAGAAACCTTGTTCCATCAGTGCCCCGTCGCCGAGCTCCGCTTCCGTCGACGGGTCGTCGGAGGGGGTCGCTTTCTGGAACGTCGTGAGGATTCGCTTTCGGCCGCGGTTTCCCGCTTCGTAGAACAAGACCCCATTCCCGCGCGCGGCATCGACGGGTTTGAGCAGAAAGAAATCGGCGCTGAATCGAACCTCGCCATTCGCATCGCGTTGTCCGAGGGCTAGGTCCACGATCTTCGCGTTCGCGGGGTGACCAGGATCGAGGGCGAGCTCGACGGTGCCGCTGAGCTTCTCGTAGGGTCCGGCGAGACCGAAAGGACGACCCGACAGCACCGTCTCGCGAACTTCGATCTTCAGACCGAGAACGCGGGCGTGGCTCGTTTTGCTGGCACCCCAGACGAGCATCAACAGGAGGATGGCCCGGCCGATGTCTTTCCACATCGTAGAGTCTCCGTTCATCTTCCCGAGTCCGTCATCTCTCCCGGACGT is a window of Vicinamibacteria bacterium DNA encoding:
- a CDS encoding alpha/beta hydrolase domain-containing protein, with the protein product MWKDIGRAILLLMLVWGASKTSHARVLGLKIEVRETVLSGRPFGLAGPYEKLSGTVELALDPGHPANAKIVDLALGQRDANGEVRFSADFFLLKPVDAARGNGVLFYEAGNRGRKRILTTFQKATPSDDPSTEAELGDGALMEQGFSLLWMGWQWDVPEGRMRMDMPIATNSGDPIQGLVRGNFILGERSETAPLADRGHRAYGVVDPDDPEHRMAVKRHPVGPAEEIPRDRWRFVDSQTVALDGGFEPGLIYDVVYRTEDPRIVGTGLAGTRDLVSFYKYDRGESNPLSGIRYAIGWGVSQTGRFLRHFVYEGFNADEEGRKVFDGLIDQVGGAGRGSFNHRFGQASRDALQHFNILYPVDMFPFADGPSIDPVTGEEDGLLAAAEKNGTVPKFFHILTNSEYFNRGGSLTHTDPAGTRDAEIPDTSRVYFIASAPHIVGPFPPAPNPDASFLGRAPMNPLRYDAVIRALFHALTRWVVEDLPPPPSAYPRFSDGTLAPPERSGWPSVPGFDIPREPLTPHRLDFGPRWREGIVSFEPPRVLEPFVVRVPAVDDAGNDRAGIRLPEVAVPLGTMTGWNYRDPKIGAPDRLSSEIGSYIALPRTRDERLNTSDSRPSLEELYPSRDDFLGKITRAALELVQARYLLASDLPELVHRAAEHYDWATASPR